Proteins encoded together in one Lolium rigidum isolate FL_2022 unplaced genomic scaffold, APGP_CSIRO_Lrig_0.1 contig_68177_1, whole genome shotgun sequence window:
- the LOC124682115 gene encoding aspartic proteinase nepenthesin-2-like produces VLLSVPTNLYGNAGDVVQSTPLIQNTASPNAYYLSLKGITVGSTRLQVPESVFALKQDGMVGTIIDSGTGMTSLPQDVYNLLHDAFVAQARLPVYNSTTAAPQLCFLVPPQGKPDVPKLVLHLEGATLDLPRENYMFEFEEAGCNITCLAVSAWGDLTTIGNYQQQNMHVLYDLANSLLSFVPAQCDRL; encoded by the coding sequence GTACTGCTCAGTGTTCCGACCAATCTATACGGCAACGCCGGCGACGTTGTCCAGTCCACTCCTCTCATCCAAAACACCGCGTCTCCGAATGCGTACTATCTCTCCCTCAAGGGCATAACTGTCGGCTCGACGAGGCTACAGGTCCCGGAGTCAGTGTTCGCCTTGAAGCAGGACGGCATGGTCGGCACCATCATCGACTCCGGCACAGGCATGACGTCACTGCCTCAAGACGTGTACAATCTCCTGCATGACGCCTTTGTCGCTCAGGCGAGGCTCCCCGTGTACAACTCGACAACAGCGGCGCCCCAGCTCTGCTTCTTGGTGCCACCGCAAGGCAAGCCAGATGTGCCGAAGCTGGTGCTGCACTTGGAGGGCGCGACGCTGGACCTGCCGCGGGAGAACTACATGTTTGAGTTCGAGGAGGCTGGTTGCAACATCACCTGCCTTGCTGTTAGTGCCTGGGGCGATCTGACCACAATAGGCAACTACCAGCAGCAGAACATGCACGTCCTCTACGATCTGGCAAATAGTTTGTTGTCTTTTGTACCGGCACAATGCGACAGGCTTTAG